In a genomic window of Dyadobacter fermentans DSM 18053:
- a CDS encoding DUF6252 family protein, translating to MNIHRLVVAVVFICAFGCKEKEVYPAETQQGLNTFGVKIDGKKWHPNQKLGIIVPDRLSGEYHKQDGILGVTATRDGNDEIIVLTIVGATKPGNYTFNSDSSRSTSTHLGGNEVDDEYRLFPGGINEVNITKLDTINKVVAGTFKIQLKGVKNQTIKNLTDGVFDIKCQTY from the coding sequence ATGAACATTCACAGATTAGTCGTTGCAGTAGTATTTATCTGCGCATTTGGTTGCAAGGAAAAGGAGGTCTATCCAGCAGAAACCCAACAAGGTCTTAACACTTTTGGAGTTAAGATTGATGGCAAAAAATGGCATCCCAACCAAAAATTAGGAATAATAGTGCCGGACAGACTCTCAGGCGAGTATCATAAACAGGACGGTATTTTGGGAGTTACAGCTACCAGAGATGGTAATGACGAAATAATCGTCCTTACGATTGTTGGAGCTACTAAACCAGGGAATTACACTTTCAACAGCGATTCTAGCAGAAGCACCAGTACACACCTCGGGGGAAATGAAGTTGATGACGAGTATCGATTATTCCCAGGAGGAATTAATGAAGTTAATATTACCAAATTGGACACTATCAACAAGGTAGTAGCAGGTACTTTTAAAATCCAGCTCAAAGGGGTGAAAAATCAGACCATAAAAAACCTTACTGATGGGGTTTTCGATATAAAATGTCAAACGTATTAA